A window of Dissulfurirhabdus thermomarina genomic DNA:
CGGGGCCGCCAGGGCCTCGATGCGCCGGATGACCGCCGGGTCTTCCTCCAGCGGCGGGGCGTGGTGGGGCTTGCGCCGGGCGTCGATGACGAGCGGCCCCTCGCAGCCCCAGTGCTTGGCCCGGGTGAAGGCGCCGGCGCCGTAGACGTCGCCGGCAGGGTCCGCCCGGGTGAAGGTGGTCCAGAGGAAGTCGTCCAGGGAGCGGGCCGCGGCCGCCGAGTCGTCCGCCACCACCACCAGGGCGAAGGAGCGGAGCGGGTGCCCGGCGGCGAGCGCCGCGGCGAGCCGCTCCATCTCCGGGTCGCGGCCCGGGCGCCAGTGGCGGCACGGCGGGCCCGTGACCGCCGCCACCCCCGGAAGGCAGGCGGCCGGGGACCGGAAGCCCACCGGGAGCGGCAGCCGCGCCGGGACCGCCTCCGGCAGCTTGCGGCGCTTGGGCCCCGCGGCGGCGATCACCACCTTGGAACCCCGGTGGAGGCCGGTCCCGGTGTAGTCCAGGGTGTCCACGGTGGTCCGGGTCTGAAAGTGGAGGTCCCGGCGCCAGTCCACCCGCTCGAGCACGTGGCGGAAGAAGGCGGCCACGTCCCGGGGGTCGAGGTCCGGGTCGTCCTCCCGGGCGGCGATGAGGAGGAACTTGGCCAGGGAGAGCTGGCCCGTCCCGAGGATGGCGTTGGCCTGGGTGAGGATCTCCATGGGCCCCCGGCGTTCGGCGTAGGGGACGTAGCGCTCGCTGCCCACGGCGAGGAGGAGGGGGTGCACACCGGCGGCGTCCACGGCGTGGACGGCCTTCACCCCGGGGATGACCCGGGGGATGGCGGGGGCGGTCAGCTCGTGCACGAGGGCGCCGAGGTGGGTGTCCTCCTGGGGCGGCCGGCCCACCGTGGTGAAGGGCCAGACGGCCCCCGGGCGGTGGGTGACCCGTTCCACCCGGAGCACCGGGAACTCGTGCACCAGGCTGTAGTAGCCGAGGTGGTCTCCGAAGGGGCCCTCGGGCAGGGTGCGCCCGGGTTCCACGGTGCCGCTGATGCAGAAGTCGGCCTCGGCGGGCACCGGAAGTTCCCCGGGGCGCCGGACGAGGCGGAGCCGCCGGCCGCCGAGGAGCCCGGCGAAGGCGATTTCGGGGACCCCCTCCGGAAGCGGCATCACCGCGGCCACGGCGAGGCACGGCGGGCCGCCGACGAAGACGTTGACCCGGAGGGGGACCCCCCGCTCCAGGGCCTCGGCGTGGTGGACGCCGATGCCGCGGTGGATCTGGTAGTGGAGGCCCGCCTCCAGGCCCGGCCGGTAGCGCCCGCCGGTGATCTGGATGCGGTACATGCCGAGGTTGGAGCCCCTGAGGCCCGGGCGGGCGGGGCTTTCGGAGTAGACCTGGGGCAGGGTGACGAAGGCGCCGCCGTCCCCCGGCCAGCACCGGAGGCGGGGGAGGTCCAGGAGGCCGGCCCGGTGGGCCAGCACGGGGCCGTTCGGGACGATCCGGGGCCACATGCGGAGGGCGGCCGGCAGGAGCGAAAGGGCCCGCCCCGGGGACCGGAGGGCCTCGGCGGGCCGGGCCAGGAGCGCCGCCGCCCGTTCCAGGTCCTCCAGGGTGTCCCGGAAGAGGTACCGGGTGCGTTCCATGGTGCCGAACAGGTTGGCGAGCAGGGGGAAGCGGCAGCCCTTGACCCGGGTGAAGAGGAGGGCGGGCCCCCCCGCCCGGAAGACGCGGCGCTGGATGGCCGCCGCCTCGAGATCCGGGTCCACCGGCTCCCGCACCCGGACGAGGTCGCCCCGGGCCTCGAGGTCGTGGATGCACTCGGCGAGGTTCCGGTAGCCCACGGGCCTACCCGTCGTGCCCCGGGCCGGGCCCTTCGCCGGCCTCCGCCAGGAGGCGTCGGAGGGCGGCGAGCCCGTCCGGGGTGAAGGGCTCGCCGCGGGCCGCCATGGCCAGGACCTCTGGGATCTCCATGAAGGCGCCGCTTTCGACTTCTTCCGGCTGGAGGACCACCGGCCCGTCGTGGACGCAGGTGAAGACCCGGCCGAAGACGTGGTTGCCGGCCTCCCGGTGCTCGAAGTCGAAGCGGCGGTCCAGGGCCACGCCCCGGATGCCGAGTTCCTCGGCGAGCTCCCGCGCCGCGGCCGCCTCGTAGGTCTCGCCCTCGAGCACCACGCCGCCGGCCGCCACGTCGTGGCAGCCGGGGTAGACGTCCTTCGTCCGGGTGCGCCGGTGGACGAAGAGGCGGCCCGCGCCGTCGAAGACGAAGACGTAGGCCGCCCGGTGGGGGAGGGCCCGTTCCCGCATGCGCCGGCGCGGCAGGGCACCCACCACCCGGTTGGCCCCGTCCACGATCGCCACCCGTTCCTCGGCGGGGTTCACGGCGCCGCCTCCGCCCCGGGGGCCTGGGCCACCTTCAGGAGGTTCGTGGTGCCAGGGATCCCGGGCGGGAGCCCGGCGGTGACCACCAGCCGCTCGCCCGGGCGGAGCCACCCGGACTCCATGGCCCGGGCCACGGCCTCCCGCTCCATCTCTTCCTCGGCGCCCACGGCCTCGGCGAGCACGGGGAAGGCCCCCCAGGTGAGGGCCAGCCGGCGGTAGGTCTCGACCTTCGGGGTGAGCGCGAGCACGGGCTGGCGGGGCCGGTACTTGGCCACGAGGCGGGTGGTGCTCCCGGTCTGGGTATAGGTGGCGATGGCCGAGGCCCCTACCTCCGCGGCCATGCGGCCGGCGGCCCGGGCCACGGCCTCCTGGACGTCGAGGAAGCGCCCGCCGGGCAGGCGGGCGGCCCAGGTGTCGTAGGGGAAGGTGGCCTCCGCCTCCTCGGCGATCCGGGCCATGGTCTCCACCGCCCGGACCGGGTGCCGCCCGGCGGCGGTCTCCTCGGAGAGCATGACGGCGTCGCTGCCGTCGAGGATGGCGTTGGCCACGTCGGTGACCTCGGCCCGGGTGGGCCGCGGGCTCTCCACCATGGACCGGAGCATCTGGGTGGCGGTGATCACGGGTTTGCCGGCGGCGTTGGCCCGGGCGATGAGGTCCTTCTGGACACGGGGGATCCGTTCCACCGGGATCTCCACCCCGAGGTCGCCCCGGGCCACCATGAGTCCGTCCACCTCCTGGAGGATCTCGTCGATGCGGCCGAGGGCCTCGTGTTTTTCGATCTTGGCGATGAGGGGGAGATCCCCGCCGAGGGACCGCATGAGCCGGCGCGCCTCCCGGACCTCCGCCGCCGAGCGCACGAAGGAGAGGGCCACCAGGTCCACCCCCTCCCGGAGCCCGAAGGCGAGGTCCGCCCGGTCCTTCCCGGTGAGGGCGGGCACCTGGAGCGATCGGGTCGGCAGGTTGATCCCCTTGTGGGCGCCGAGGGGCCCGCCCACCACCACGCGGCAGCGGATGTCCGTCTCGGTGGTCTCGTCCACCGACAACTCCAGGGCGCCGTCGCTCAGGAGCAGGGTGTCGCCTGGCCGGACCTGGCGCGGCAGCTCCGGCCAGGTGAGGGAGACCTCGTGCGCGTCGCCGGGGACGTCCCGGCTGGTGAGGGTGAAGGGACGCCCCGATTCCAGGTGGACGGTGCCGGCCGCGAGGGGCCCGGTGCGGATCTTGGGGCCGGCGAGGTCCTGGAGCACGGCCACCGGGCGCCCGGCCTCGGCGGCGAGGCGCCGGACGCGGGCGATGACCTCCCGGTGCTCGTCGTGGGTGCCGTGCGAGAAGTTGAGGCGGGCCACGTCCACCCCGGCCCGGATGAGGGCCGAGAGGATCCCTTCATCCCGGGACGCCGGGCCGATGGTGGCGATGATCTTGGTGCGCCGCATGGGGCTCTCCGGCCGGGCTCAGCGGACGGTGACCGAGAGATCCCCCTGGATCTCGCAGCCGATGGTGACCCGTGAGTTGCCGAGGGGCAGGGTCTTCGGGGGGCCGTGGAAGTCCGTCTCGCCCTCGCCCAGGACCTTGCCGTCGAGGAGGATCCGGTAGCGGCCGATGCAGTGGTCGTTGCGGAGGTACATGGCGACCTTCCGGCACTTCCGGCACTTCTTGCAGCACTTGCAGGCCCTGCACGGGGTGACCCGCTCCTCGGTCACCACGCCGCAGGCCCCGTCGGCGATCCGGAAGTAGCGCCCGGCGGCCGCGGGCGCCGCGGCGAAGAGGCAGGCGCAGAGAGCCGCCGCCACGGCCGGGGCCCGCCGCCGGAAGGTCAGGTGTCGTCGTCGCTGCAGCCGCACGTGTCGCGCTCCCCCCGGCACCAGGGGCAGAGCCACTCCCCCGAGGCCTCGTCCAGGACCAGCTCCCGCACCGGGAGCCGGGCTCCGCAGGCGGTGCAGGCGGCCTCCTCCGGTGCGCCGCCTTCCGGGGCCTCCGGCGTCACCGGCGCCGCCGCCCGAGGGCCTGCGCCACCAGGCGCCGTTCCCCGGGGTAGTCGAGGAGGGCCAGGGCCTTCCTGGGCCGGAGCCACCGGACCTCGGCCACCTCGTCGTCGTCCATGGGCCCGGCGGGCCCGGCCGGCCGCATGTGCCAGAAGCGGACCACCTTGGGGCGGCCGTCCACCTGGTAGCGGATCTCCCCGGCGAAGGCCCCCAGGCGGACCGGCATCCCCGTCTCTTCCCGGACCTCCCGCGCGGCGGCCTCGGCGAAGGTCTCGCCGTCGTCGAGCTTGCCCTTGGGGAGGCACCAGTCCCCGTAGCGATGGCGGCGGATCACGGCGAGGCGCCTGAAGAGGCGGCCTTTCCAGAGCAGCCCGCCGGCCGCCCGGATGGCGAAGTCCGGGATGTCGTCCTCGCCGGTCTCTTCGGGACGTGGATGGTTCATGGCGTGTCCGGGCCGGCGGCCGCCGCGCGGCCGCCCGTCAGGATCATATAGTGGATGCGGGCCGGATCGTCAAACGGGTTCGGCGGGGTCACGGCAGCACCCGGATCCAGGGCGGCCCGCCGGCGGCGGCCCGGCCCACCCGGGCCGCCCGTACCCCGGCCGCCCGGAGGCGCGAGACCAGGGCCTCGGCGTCCGCCTCGGGGAGGGCGAAGAGGAGCCCCCCGGAGGTCTGGGGGTCGAAGAGGAGTTCCTCCCGGGCCGCCTCCAGGTCGGCCAGGCGTTCCCATGCCCCGGCCACCAGGGCCCGGTTGGGGCGGTTGCTCCCGGTGGTCTCCCCCTTCCGGTACATCTCGAGGGCATGGGGGTAGAAGGAAAGGGCGGCGTAGGAGATCTCCAGGCGGACGCCGCTGCCCTTGGCCATCTCCAGGGCGTGGCCGAGGAGGCCGAACCCCGTGACATCGGTGCAGGCGTGGACCTCGAGGCCGCCGGCCGCCTCCATGGCCGGCCCGTTCAGGGAGGCGAGTTCCGGGAGGACGGCCTCCATCTCGGGCCAGGGCAGGCGGCCGGAGCGGCAGGCGTTGAAGAGGACGCCGGAGCCCAGGGACTTGGTGAGGACCAGGGCGTCCCCGGGCCGGGCCCCGCAGTTGGTGAGCACCCGGTCCGGGTGGACGAGCCCGGTGACGGCCAGGCCGTACTTGGGTTCGAGGTCGTCCACGGAATGCCCCCCCACCAGGGAGGCCCCCGCCTCGCGGACCTTGTCGTTCCCGCCCCGGAGGATCTCCCGGAGAAGGCCGAGATCCAGCTTCTTGCTGGGGAACATCACGAGGTTGAGGGCCGTGACGGGGCGCCCCCCCATGGCGTAGACGTCGGAGAGGGCGTTGGCCGCGGCCACCTGGCCGAACCAGTAGGGGTCGTCCACCGGGGGCGTGATGAAGTCCGCGGTGCTGATCACGGCAAGGTCGGGCCGGACCCGGTAGACCGCGGCGTCGTCGGCGGTCTCGTAGCCGACGATGAGGTCCGGGTCCGAGGGCGGCACGAGGCCGGCCAGGGCGTCCGACAGCACGGTCGGGCCGATCTTGGCCGCTCAGCCGCAGGTCCGGGACAGCCGGGTGAGTGTCTTCTTCTGGAACCACATGGCGCCGTGCCGCGCTCCTTTCGAATGTTTCCATTTAGCCGGATCGGGGCGCGGACGGCAACTCGGATAGGCGGCGGCGATGGAGGACCCGGATTGGATCGAGCCGGGCGATGACGGGCGCAAGAGAAAGGGGCCGGCTGTCGCCGGCCCCGGATCTTTCGCGAACAGGCCGGGCGCGCCGCCCGGCTCGAACCCGGACTAGCCGCCCGTCACGGCACCCCACCAGCTGTGGATGAAGCCCAGGGGACCGCCGGCTTCCACCATGCCGCCCACGATGCTGGCCAGGACCCAGAGCGCGAAGAGC
This region includes:
- a CDS encoding UbiD family decarboxylase, which translates into the protein MGYRNLAECIHDLEARGDLVRVREPVDPDLEAAAIQRRVFRAGGPALLFTRVKGCRFPLLANLFGTMERTRYLFRDTLEDLERAAALLARPAEALRSPGRALSLLPAALRMWPRIVPNGPVLAHRAGLLDLPRLRCWPGDGGAFVTLPQVYSESPARPGLRGSNLGMYRIQITGGRYRPGLEAGLHYQIHRGIGVHHAEALERGVPLRVNVFVGGPPCLAVAAVMPLPEGVPEIAFAGLLGGRRLRLVRRPGELPVPAEADFCISGTVEPGRTLPEGPFGDHLGYYSLVHEFPVLRVERVTHRPGAVWPFTTVGRPPQEDTHLGALVHELTAPAIPRVIPGVKAVHAVDAAGVHPLLLAVGSERYVPYAERRGPMEILTQANAILGTGQLSLAKFLLIAAREDDPDLDPRDVAAFFRHVLERVDWRRDLHFQTRTTVDTLDYTGTGLHRGSKVVIAAAGPKRRKLPEAVPARLPLPVGFRSPAACLPGVAAVTGPPCRHWRPGRDPEMERLAAALAAGHPLRSFALVVVADDSAAAARSLDDFLWTTFTRADPAGDVYGAGAFTRAKHWGCEGPLVIDARRKPHHAPPLEEDPAVIRRIEALAAPGRSLHGILDVEA
- a CDS encoding NUDIX hydrolase gives rise to the protein MNPAEERVAIVDGANRVVGALPRRRMRERALPHRAAYVFVFDGAGRLFVHRRTRTKDVYPGCHDVAAGGVVLEGETYEAAAARELAEELGIRGVALDRRFDFEHREAGNHVFGRVFTCVHDGPVVLQPEEVESGAFMEIPEVLAMAARGEPFTPDGLAALRRLLAEAGEGPGPGHDG
- the pyk gene encoding pyruvate kinase, producing MRRTKIIATIGPASRDEGILSALIRAGVDVARLNFSHGTHDEHREVIARVRRLAAEAGRPVAVLQDLAGPKIRTGPLAAGTVHLESGRPFTLTSRDVPGDAHEVSLTWPELPRQVRPGDTLLLSDGALELSVDETTETDIRCRVVVGGPLGAHKGINLPTRSLQVPALTGKDRADLAFGLREGVDLVALSFVRSAAEVREARRLMRSLGGDLPLIAKIEKHEALGRIDEILQEVDGLMVARGDLGVEIPVERIPRVQKDLIARANAAGKPVITATQMLRSMVESPRPTRAEVTDVANAILDGSDAVMLSEETAAGRHPVRAVETMARIAEEAEATFPYDTWAARLPGGRFLDVQEAVARAAGRMAAEVGASAIATYTQTGSTTRLVAKYRPRQPVLALTPKVETYRRLALTWGAFPVLAEAVGAEEEMEREAVARAMESGWLRPGERLVVTAGLPPGIPGTTNLLKVAQAPGAEAAP
- a CDS encoding NUDIX hydrolase, which gives rise to MNHPRPEETGEDDIPDFAIRAAGGLLWKGRLFRRLAVIRRHRYGDWCLPKGKLDDGETFAEAAAREVREETGMPVRLGAFAGEIRYQVDGRPKVVRFWHMRPAGPAGPMDDDEVAEVRWLRPRKALALLDYPGERRLVAQALGRRRR
- the selD gene encoding selenide, water dikinase SelD — its product is MWFQKKTLTRLSRTCGUAAKIGPTVLSDALAGLVPPSDPDLIVGYETADDAAVYRVRPDLAVISTADFITPPVDDPYWFGQVAAANALSDVYAMGGRPVTALNLVMFPSKKLDLGLLREILRGGNDKVREAGASLVGGHSVDDLEPKYGLAVTGLVHPDRVLTNCGARPGDALVLTKSLGSGVLFNACRSGRLPWPEMEAVLPELASLNGPAMEAAGGLEVHACTDVTGFGLLGHALEMAKGSGVRLEISYAALSFYPHALEMYRKGETTGSNRPNRALVAGAWERLADLEAAREELLFDPQTSGGLLFALPEADAEALVSRLRAAGVRAARVGRAAAGGPPWIRVLP